In Vibrio crassostreae, one DNA window encodes the following:
- the uraD gene encoding 2-oxo-4-hydroxy-4-carboxy-5-ureidoimidazoline decarboxylase, translating into MTEFRSCQPTTMNRDTFVAHFADVYEHSPWVAEAVYDQGLNAEDDHIENLHLKMASTLLNADQGKQLALINAHPDLAGRAAVNGELTESSTKEQAGAGIDQCSAEEFEKFTSYNNSYKSRFNFPFIMAVKGANRYQILESFEMRLGNDSETEFATAIQEINKIAMFRLWDM; encoded by the coding sequence GTGACTGAATTTCGATCTTGCCAACCAACAACCATGAACCGCGATACCTTTGTCGCGCACTTTGCTGATGTGTACGAACACAGCCCATGGGTTGCTGAAGCGGTGTATGACCAAGGTTTGAATGCCGAAGATGACCATATCGAGAATCTTCATCTAAAAATGGCATCAACCTTGTTAAATGCCGATCAAGGCAAACAGTTGGCTTTGATCAATGCTCACCCGGATTTAGCCGGTCGAGCAGCAGTAAACGGCGAACTCACCGAGTCGTCGACCAAAGAACAAGCGGGGGCGGGCATCGACCAGTGCAGCGCCGAAGAATTTGAAAAATTCACTTCTTACAACAACAGCTACAAAAGTCGCTTCAATTTCCCTTTTATCATGGCGGTGAAGGGAGCCAATCGTTACCAAATTCTTGAGTCGTTCGAGATGCGATTAGGAAATGATAGTGAAACTGAGTTTGCTACGGCGATTCAAGAGATCAACAAGATCGCGATGTTTCGTCTCTGGGATATGTAA
- a CDS encoding nucleobase:cation symporter-2 family protein, translated as MKLLYTLNERPPHGLTLLLALQHMLASIGGIVAVPLIVGASIGLPNTEIVSLINAALLASGIVTVAQCLGFGPVGIRLPVVMGSSFAFLGVAISIGNEGGVAAIMGSALIGSFVVIGASFYMDKVRKLFPTVVSGVVVTLIGLTILPVAMNWVGDSPANTEQFATLPKLFLALVSLGIVVGVSVYCKGAVAASAIVIGLAGGYIVALSLGMVDLEQISSAAWVGGPEPFKYGFTFSASAIISMSLVYIVVIAEATGDFMALGNNCQTQVSGKDLKRGLLGDGLGSTLSSILTAMPLASFSQNVGIVGITGVASRYVVAATGGLLILGGLFPKLAAIAVTIPKPVLGGVGFVMFGMIAYAGIRMLIKAADTKRNALVICVGLASGLAVTFEPRLLQHLPHDLANFLHSGITTGTIMTVVLNLVLPKSSRAEEQEALAESQAQVELEMKEQAEEELHSNEQSEIQQATTEPDVQTGSDNPEPKTN; from the coding sequence ATGAAACTTCTGTACACCCTTAATGAAAGACCGCCCCATGGGCTAACCCTTCTACTCGCTTTACAGCATATGCTCGCCTCGATTGGTGGCATCGTTGCTGTCCCTCTTATTGTCGGCGCCTCCATCGGCCTGCCCAACACCGAGATCGTCTCACTGATCAATGCAGCGCTATTGGCGTCAGGTATTGTGACTGTCGCGCAATGTCTTGGTTTTGGTCCAGTGGGGATTCGACTGCCCGTGGTGATGGGTTCAAGCTTTGCCTTTTTAGGTGTGGCTATTTCGATCGGTAACGAAGGTGGTGTCGCCGCTATCATGGGCTCGGCGCTTATCGGCTCGTTTGTGGTCATTGGTGCCAGCTTCTATATGGACAAGGTTCGCAAGCTATTCCCGACCGTGGTAAGTGGTGTTGTGGTTACCTTAATCGGCTTAACCATTTTACCGGTTGCCATGAACTGGGTTGGCGACTCTCCTGCCAACACGGAACAATTCGCCACTCTACCTAAACTGTTTCTCGCCCTTGTATCGCTAGGCATCGTGGTTGGTGTATCGGTTTACTGTAAAGGCGCGGTTGCGGCCTCCGCTATCGTGATTGGCCTAGCAGGCGGTTACATTGTGGCGCTATCGCTTGGCATGGTCGACCTTGAACAAATCAGCTCTGCCGCTTGGGTCGGTGGCCCTGAACCTTTCAAATACGGCTTTACCTTTTCTGCGAGTGCCATCATCAGCATGAGCTTGGTGTACATCGTGGTTATCGCGGAAGCAACTGGCGACTTCATGGCACTTGGCAACAACTGCCAAACCCAAGTCAGCGGTAAAGATCTAAAACGTGGATTACTAGGCGATGGCCTTGGCAGCACCTTATCTTCGATTTTAACAGCGATGCCACTAGCATCATTTAGCCAAAACGTTGGTATTGTTGGTATCACTGGTGTTGCAAGTCGCTATGTAGTAGCTGCAACAGGTGGTTTGTTAATTTTAGGTGGTTTATTCCCGAAATTAGCCGCTATTGCCGTCACAATCCCTAAACCCGTTTTAGGCGGCGTGGGCTTTGTAATGTTCGGAATGATTGCTTACGCGGGTATCCGCATGTTGATCAAGGCCGCAGACACCAAGCGAAATGCCTTGGTAATCTGTGTAGGTTTGGCGTCTGGCTTGGCCGTAACTTTCGAGCCAAGATTGCTGCAACACTTGCCACACGATTTAGCGAACTTCCTGCACTCTGGCATTACGACTGGCACCATCATGACGGTTGTTCTTAACCTTGTATTGCCGAAGTCTTCACGAGCAGAAGAGCAAGAAGCGTTAGCCGAAAGCCAGGCGCAAGTTGAACTAGAAATGAAAGAACAAGCTGAAGAAGAGCTACACTCAAACGAGCAATCAGAGATTCAACAAGCAACAACAGAACCTGACGTTCAAACGGGATCAGATAACCCTGAGCCAAAAACGAACTAG
- the manA gene encoding mannose-6-phosphate isomerase, class I encodes MSLFKLDNVIQHYPWGSKQSISELFDIQNPNAEPQAEIWMGAHPRGCSRVADTGQLLSEVLSQDCKGMFGEYTEARFGELPYLFKVLAAETPLSIQVHPSKKKAQLGFERENKLGISLDASNRNYKDPNHKPELVYALTFYKAMNGFRPIQQIIELFKEAEISALDIEISALAINPNSEGLKVFFTSVMTLEGERKKLALEQLYSAYERRPKTAMGREALQYSKGFEQHYVDDIGLFSPLMLNTIELAPGEAMFLHAETPHAYIEGTGLEIMANSDNVLRAGLTPKFIDVPELIDNTCFETTDIEGIKLKPIEKEDKLSFPIPVDDFGFDILSVSEEISQQYLRSAEILFCIGGEVTISTKEHKLMLSSGESAFISNDAGMYEYQGQGILARAYN; translated from the coding sequence ATGTCTTTATTTAAATTAGATAATGTTATTCAACATTACCCGTGGGGAAGCAAGCAGTCTATTTCTGAACTGTTTGATATTCAAAACCCTAACGCCGAGCCTCAAGCTGAGATTTGGATGGGGGCTCACCCTAGAGGCTGCTCAAGAGTTGCTGATACAGGTCAGTTGCTATCGGAGGTTTTAAGCCAAGACTGCAAGGGAATGTTTGGGGAATACACGGAAGCAAGGTTCGGCGAGCTACCTTATTTGTTTAAAGTTCTTGCGGCAGAAACCCCTCTATCGATACAAGTACACCCAAGTAAGAAAAAGGCCCAGCTTGGTTTTGAACGAGAGAATAAGCTAGGCATTAGTTTGGATGCATCGAATCGAAACTACAAAGATCCTAACCATAAACCTGAGCTGGTTTATGCGCTGACTTTCTACAAAGCTATGAATGGTTTTAGGCCTATTCAGCAAATTATAGAGCTGTTTAAAGAAGCAGAGATTAGCGCACTGGATATTGAAATATCAGCACTAGCAATTAATCCCAACAGCGAAGGTTTGAAAGTGTTTTTTACCTCGGTGATGACACTTGAAGGTGAGCGAAAAAAGTTAGCGTTAGAGCAGTTGTATTCAGCTTATGAACGTAGACCGAAGACTGCTATGGGGCGTGAAGCATTACAGTACAGCAAAGGCTTTGAACAGCATTATGTCGATGATATTGGTTTGTTTTCGCCACTCATGTTGAACACAATCGAGCTTGCACCGGGTGAAGCAATGTTTTTGCATGCCGAAACCCCGCATGCTTATATCGAAGGCACTGGGCTAGAGATTATGGCGAACTCAGATAATGTGTTACGTGCAGGTCTCACTCCTAAGTTTATCGATGTACCTGAATTGATTGATAATACGTGTTTTGAAACGACGGATATCGAAGGCATCAAACTGAAACCTATCGAGAAAGAAGACAAGTTGAGCTTCCCTATACCTGTTGATGATTTCGGCTTCGACATCTTGTCAGTGAGCGAAGAGATCAGCCAACAGTATCTACGGAGCGCAGAGATTTTATTTTGTATCGGTGGTGAGGTAACGATTTCAACTAAAGAGCACAAGTTAATGCTGAGTTCAGGCGAGTCAGCGTTCATCAGTAACGATGCTGGAATGTATGAATATCAGGGACAGGGAATACTTGCTCGAGCGTACAACTAA
- a CDS encoding 8-oxoguanine deaminase: METIWIKNPLAIYTGSLADAEGGIVIKGNKIIELVGKHKEPTSPVDYSVDASRHVVTPGLINAHHHFYQTLTRAYPGALNKELFHWLQSLYPVWANLDSEMMSLATELALVELMMSGCTTASDHHYLLPNGLEHAIDLQVEAAEKLGVRAIFTRGSMSLGEDEGGLPPRHTIQTEQTIIDDSQRLIRDYHQRDEGAMIQIALAPCSPFSVTTDLMKETAKISERESVMMHTHLCETLDEEDFCIEKFGLRPVDYLEDVGWLNERTWLAHGIHFNPEEIKRLGKAGIGISHCPTSNMMLASGICKNNDLEAAGVKVGLGVDGSASNDGSNMIAEVRMAMYLQRLQYGSANVSHLDALRWATSGSAAAMGRTDIGTLEVGKQADIAMFKLDDIRFSGSHDPLAALLLCGAQQADKVMVAGKWRVNDGAVIGVDMEQLMHRHHAAAMKLGKLAMNNN, from the coding sequence ATGGAAACCATCTGGATTAAGAATCCTCTCGCAATCTACACTGGCTCACTTGCTGATGCAGAAGGCGGCATTGTCATTAAAGGTAATAAAATCATTGAGCTGGTTGGCAAACACAAAGAGCCGACCTCACCCGTAGATTACAGCGTCGACGCCTCTCGTCATGTTGTGACTCCTGGGCTTATCAATGCGCACCACCACTTCTATCAAACCCTAACGCGAGCCTACCCGGGCGCACTCAATAAAGAACTCTTCCATTGGCTACAAAGCCTCTACCCAGTTTGGGCCAACCTCGATTCTGAGATGATGAGCCTTGCTACAGAATTGGCGCTGGTTGAATTAATGATGTCGGGCTGTACTACTGCATCCGATCACCACTACTTGCTACCTAATGGACTTGAGCACGCTATTGATTTACAAGTCGAGGCCGCAGAGAAGCTGGGCGTTAGAGCCATATTCACACGTGGTTCAATGAGTCTTGGGGAAGATGAAGGTGGGCTACCTCCACGACACACCATTCAAACCGAACAAACCATCATTGATGACAGCCAGCGCTTGATTCGTGATTACCACCAGCGTGATGAAGGGGCAATGATTCAAATAGCACTCGCGCCTTGTTCGCCGTTCTCAGTAACCACTGATCTAATGAAAGAGACAGCCAAGATCAGTGAACGTGAAAGCGTGATGATGCACACGCACCTATGCGAAACCTTAGATGAGGAAGACTTCTGTATTGAGAAGTTTGGCTTGCGCCCAGTTGATTACTTAGAAGATGTGGGCTGGCTGAATGAACGCACTTGGCTTGCTCATGGTATTCACTTCAATCCAGAAGAGATCAAGCGCTTGGGTAAAGCAGGCATTGGTATCAGTCACTGCCCAACTTCCAACATGATGTTGGCTTCCGGTATTTGTAAGAACAACGACCTTGAAGCCGCTGGCGTAAAAGTCGGACTGGGTGTCGATGGTTCAGCCTCGAATGACGGTTCTAACATGATTGCCGAAGTACGCATGGCGATGTATCTACAACGCCTACAATATGGCTCAGCAAACGTATCTCACTTAGACGCACTTCGTTGGGCGACATCCGGATCTGCTGCTGCAATGGGCAGAACGGATATCGGCACGCTAGAGGTTGGCAAACAAGCCGACATCGCGATGTTCAAACTCGATGACATTCGCTTCTCTGGTAGCCACGATCCACTGGCTGCATTACTACTCTGCGGCGCTCAACAAGCGGATAAAGTGATGGTTGCCGGAAAATGGCGAGTCAACGATGGCGCCGTGATTGGCGTAGACATGGAGCAACTAATGCACCGTCATCACGCTGCTGCAATGAAGCTAGGTAAGTTGGCGATGAATAACAACTAA
- a CDS encoding NCS2 family permease — MSESKTEILNQDANNGILEKFFKIKAHGSSVKNELVGGVTTFATMAYIIFVNPQIMAASGMDAGAVFVATCIGAAIGCLLMGLFANWPVGLAPGMGLNAFFSFTVVSEMGYSWEVALGAVFISGILFVGMSFYKVRQWIIESIPVSLRYSMTAGVGLFLGLIGLKTAGIVVENPATLVSLGDFTKPEALLAAIAFLIIAVLSERKVFGAVLIGILSVTLVGMMLGLVHYNGFFAAPPSLAPTFLKMDIMGALDVSMISVILAFLFVNMFDTAGTLMGVAERANLTNPETGKIEGLSKALKADSISSVAGACVGCPPVTSYVESAAGVAAGARTGLSAIVVGVLFLAAIFLSPLAGMIPAYATSGALIYVAFVMMSSMQHVDWKDFTNGAPAAITALMMPLTFSIANGIALGFITYTVLKLATGKTKDVSISMYFLAAIFIAKLVFIG; from the coding sequence ATGAGTGAGAGTAAAACAGAAATACTCAACCAAGATGCGAACAACGGAATTTTAGAGAAGTTTTTTAAAATTAAGGCCCACGGAAGTAGCGTAAAAAATGAGTTAGTCGGCGGTGTCACCACCTTCGCAACCATGGCTTACATCATCTTCGTTAACCCACAAATCATGGCCGCATCGGGTATGGATGCAGGGGCGGTATTCGTCGCTACTTGTATTGGTGCCGCGATCGGTTGTTTGTTAATGGGCTTATTTGCCAACTGGCCTGTCGGCCTTGCACCGGGCATGGGCTTAAACGCCTTCTTCTCGTTCACGGTAGTAAGCGAAATGGGCTACAGCTGGGAAGTGGCACTGGGTGCTGTGTTTATCTCAGGTATCTTGTTCGTCGGAATGAGCTTTTACAAAGTCCGCCAATGGATAATTGAAAGTATCCCGGTGAGTCTGCGTTACTCCATGACAGCGGGTGTTGGTTTGTTCTTAGGCCTGATTGGCTTAAAAACAGCAGGTATCGTCGTCGAAAACCCAGCTACTTTGGTATCACTAGGTGACTTCACTAAACCAGAAGCGCTATTGGCTGCTATCGCATTTCTTATCATCGCGGTACTCAGTGAGCGTAAAGTCTTTGGTGCGGTGCTAATCGGTATTTTGAGTGTTACGCTTGTCGGCATGATGCTTGGCTTAGTGCATTACAACGGCTTCTTCGCAGCACCACCAAGTTTAGCGCCTACATTCCTAAAAATGGACATTATGGGTGCGCTTGATGTTTCGATGATCAGCGTTATCTTGGCTTTCCTTTTTGTAAACATGTTCGATACCGCAGGTACTTTGATGGGCGTGGCAGAGCGCGCAAACCTAACTAACCCTGAAACGGGCAAAATTGAAGGTCTTAGCAAAGCACTGAAAGCTGACAGTATCTCAAGTGTGGCAGGTGCGTGTGTGGGTTGTCCGCCAGTAACCAGTTATGTAGAGAGTGCAGCGGGCGTTGCAGCAGGCGCACGAACTGGTCTTTCAGCAATTGTGGTTGGTGTGTTGTTCTTAGCAGCGATTTTCCTATCGCCATTAGCAGGTATGATCCCTGCTTACGCAACGTCTGGTGCTCTTATTTACGTGGCATTCGTGATGATGAGCAGCATGCAGCACGTCGATTGGAAAGACTTTACCAACGGTGCTCCAGCTGCGATTACAGCGTTAATGATGCCTCTGACCTTCTCTATCGCTAACGGTATCGCACTGGGTTTCATTACCTATACAGTGCTGAAACTTGCAACAGGTAAAACAAAAGACGTATCAATTTCGATGTACTTCTTAGCGGCTATCTTCATCGCCAAGCTGGTGTTCATCGGTTAA
- a CDS encoding ureidoglycolate lyase codes for MSSGIRRLSIEPLTKQAFAEFGDVIESDNSDFFMINSGSTRRYHKLATTDVQDQDGEAIISIFQATPLSYPLTIKMLERHPLGSQAFVPLLGQPYLIVVAPKGDNPTLANSRAFLSNGRQGVNYHKGVWHHPVLALTDQDQFLIVDRGGEGHNCDEVYFENDRVALHLEDLPTEDNKEEQRLAKAL; via the coding sequence ATGAGTAGTGGAATACGTCGTTTATCTATCGAACCGTTAACCAAGCAGGCTTTTGCAGAGTTTGGCGATGTTATCGAGTCCGATAATAGTGATTTCTTCATGATCAACAGTGGATCAACACGTCGCTACCACAAGCTAGCGACAACGGATGTGCAAGACCAAGACGGAGAAGCGATCATCAGCATCTTCCAGGCCACACCGTTGAGCTACCCACTGACCATCAAAATGTTAGAGCGTCATCCACTTGGCTCTCAGGCATTCGTTCCATTACTTGGTCAACCCTATTTAATTGTTGTTGCACCAAAAGGCGATAACCCAACGTTAGCCAATAGCCGAGCTTTCTTGAGCAACGGCCGTCAAGGAGTGAACTATCACAAAGGGGTGTGGCATCACCCAGTTCTCGCGCTCACCGATCAAGACCAGTTCTTGATTGTCGATAGAGGCGGAGAAGGACATAACTGTGATGAAGTTTATTTCGAGAACGATCGAGTGGCATTGCATTTGGAAGATCTGCCAACGGAAGACAACAAGGAAGAACAACGCTTAGCTAAAGCGTTGTGA
- the alc gene encoding allantoicase, with the protein MTHKFEQYINLADEKLGAEAIFATDDFFADKSRLLSHVAPEWKDDLYDDNGKWMDGWESRRKRGEGYDYCVVRLGLAGTIAGVDIDTSFFTGNFPPSASIDACYSPQGEPTDSTEWQEILPSMALQGDHHHLEDIESDQVFTHLRLNIYPDGGVARLRVYGRPSVDWDAIDSQQQVDLAAVEHGGRALACSDEHYGNKANILGPGRGENMGDGWETARRRTPGNDWVIVALGHPGNIERIVVDTAHFKGNYPDSCSIQAAYVKGGTDDQVETQSLFWRELLPAQKLQAHEIHEFISEVNDLGAITHVRANIFPDGGISRLRLFGTKAK; encoded by the coding sequence ATGACCCATAAATTTGAACAGTACATAAACCTTGCAGACGAAAAACTCGGCGCAGAAGCTATTTTCGCAACCGACGATTTTTTCGCAGATAAAAGCCGTCTACTCAGTCACGTAGCACCAGAGTGGAAAGACGACTTATACGACGATAACGGCAAGTGGATGGACGGCTGGGAAAGCAGACGCAAACGCGGCGAAGGTTACGATTACTGTGTCGTTCGTCTTGGCCTAGCTGGCACCATTGCTGGCGTTGATATTGATACCTCATTCTTCACAGGTAACTTCCCACCTTCGGCATCAATTGACGCGTGTTATTCACCACAAGGTGAGCCAACTGACTCAACAGAGTGGCAAGAAATTCTGCCTTCAATGGCACTACAGGGTGATCATCATCATCTTGAAGACATCGAAAGTGACCAAGTATTTACGCACCTACGTTTGAACATCTACCCAGACGGCGGTGTCGCACGCCTACGTGTTTATGGCCGACCAAGCGTGGATTGGGACGCAATAGATTCTCAGCAACAAGTCGATCTAGCAGCGGTTGAGCACGGTGGTCGAGCACTCGCATGTAGCGATGAGCACTACGGCAACAAAGCCAACATCTTAGGCCCAGGCCGCGGTGAAAACATGGGTGATGGCTGGGAAACAGCACGTCGTCGTACACCGGGTAATGACTGGGTAATCGTGGCACTAGGCCACCCAGGTAACATCGAACGTATCGTTGTGGATACGGCACACTTCAAAGGTAACTACCCAGACAGCTGCTCAATCCAAGCGGCTTACGTGAAAGGTGGTACCGACGATCAAGTGGAAACACAAAGCCTATTCTGGCGTGAACTCTTGCCAGCACAAAAGCTGCAAGCGCATGAGATTCACGAATTCATTTCTGAGGTAAACGACCTTGGTGCGATTACCCACGTACGTGCAAACATATTCCCAGATGGTGGTATTAGCCGTTTGCGTCTATTTGGTACGAAAGCGAAATAG
- the uraH gene encoding hydroxyisourate hydrolase: protein MGRLTTHVLDTTHGLPGAEIKVELYKVNEDSTEKLATVITNSDGRTDAPILAGNDFRPGKYQLVFYVADYYKSKGVELDGVPFLDDVVIRFGLDDPEAHYHVPLLVSPYSFSTYRGS from the coding sequence ATGGGAAGACTAACAACACACGTATTAGACACGACTCACGGCTTACCGGGTGCAGAGATCAAGGTAGAGCTTTATAAGGTCAATGAAGACTCAACAGAAAAGCTGGCGACGGTAATCACGAACTCCGATGGCCGAACCGATGCGCCGATTCTGGCAGGGAATGATTTCCGACCGGGGAAATATCAATTGGTGTTCTACGTTGCGGATTACTACAAAAGCAAAGGTGTGGAATTGGATGGTGTGCCTTTCCTAGACGATGTGGTTATTCGTTTCGGCTTAGATGATCCAGAAGCGCATTATCACGTTCCTCTTCTTGTCTCGCCTTACAGTTTCTCAACCTATCGGGGCAGTTAG
- the puuE gene encoding allantoinase PuuE — protein sequence MNKDYSRNLIGYGANPPNPQWPGNARVAVSFVLNYEEGGERCLLHGDDESEAFLSEIPSAQPIKGERHISMESIYEYGSRAGVWRVLRLFDEYEIPLTVFAVAMAIERHPDVAKAMIEAGHEICSHGYRWIDYQYIDESEERDHMTKAIEIIQQVTGQRPQGWYTGRTGPNTRRLVAEEGGFLYDSDAYDDDLPYWHTETGHPQLVIPYTLDVNDMRFSTAQGFNSGEQFFQYLKDTFDTLYMEGETAPKMMSVGLHCRLIGRPGRIAALRRFLDYVKQHDSVWLCRRIDIANHWHQHHPYNEQQN from the coding sequence ATGAATAAGGATTATTCAAGAAATTTGATCGGTTACGGAGCCAACCCTCCAAACCCTCAATGGCCAGGTAATGCGCGCGTCGCGGTTTCTTTTGTATTGAACTATGAAGAGGGCGGTGAGCGTTGTTTGTTACATGGAGACGACGAGTCTGAAGCCTTTCTCTCAGAGATCCCGTCAGCACAGCCGATCAAAGGCGAACGTCACATCAGCATGGAATCCATCTATGAGTATGGTAGCCGAGCGGGTGTGTGGCGTGTTCTTCGCTTGTTCGATGAATATGAAATCCCACTGACTGTATTTGCGGTCGCTATGGCAATTGAGCGTCACCCAGACGTAGCAAAAGCCATGATAGAAGCGGGTCACGAAATCTGTAGCCACGGTTATCGCTGGATTGACTATCAATACATTGATGAGTCAGAAGAGCGCGACCACATGACCAAAGCTATTGAGATCATCCAACAAGTGACGGGTCAACGACCACAAGGTTGGTATACCGGTCGAACGGGTCCAAATACGCGTCGGTTGGTAGCAGAAGAGGGCGGTTTTCTTTACGACTCAGATGCCTATGACGATGACCTGCCTTATTGGCACACCGAAACCGGTCATCCACAACTGGTGATCCCATACACACTCGATGTAAACGATATGCGCTTCTCAACCGCGCAAGGTTTCAACTCGGGTGAGCAGTTCTTCCAATATCTAAAAGACACGTTTGACACCCTTTATATGGAAGGCGAAACCGCACCGAAAATGATGTCGGTTGGGCTGCATTGTCGTCTTATTGGACGTCCCGGTCGTATTGCTGCATTAAGACGTTTCTTAGATTACGTAAAACAGCACGACAGTGTGTGGCTATGTCGTCGAATCGATATCGCGAACCACTGGCACCAACATCACCCATACAACGAACAACAAAATTAG
- a CDS encoding alpha-xenorhabdolysin family binary toxin subunit A, with protein MKKITKTLVLSSISIGLLSSFAFTSQAAPVQINQASAEQNIPQVTYDTIIGENGVFIDLDTDNFILKQQEWYQIQAYVEGALALPVTEASMKSTLSIPNDIPFSNFEALVQQYSSIHDTAFYWKKELYPSIVDLSLSLANYVQIKDFMLNPLSDALNEMLAKAFSPLPEDIEAVERNRKVAIAYLKSLQSFSMRYQQEVSDAGGNLLEFSATLDTQKLQLDVLEGTHNSYLSDDGSALQQRVNDINARITQLNKDYTHYVTVASTAVTYAWFPLVAGPIMGVYGDKAEKARKLRNELQNEVKELQEQLTYTQKIYNSYHRSSESIDMISQQIENAIPHINKLKLNWQKMNADFTSLLVALEQAQNNADIMKDDAMLGAIGALANTTVAESNWSNISEKAKAFANNAYIQEME; from the coding sequence ATGAAAAAAATCACTAAAACACTCGTACTATCTTCGATTTCAATTGGGCTACTTTCTTCTTTTGCTTTCACTTCTCAAGCAGCGCCAGTTCAAATTAACCAAGCGTCAGCTGAACAAAACATACCTCAAGTCACCTACGATACGATAATCGGTGAGAACGGCGTCTTTATTGATTTAGATACCGACAACTTTATTCTCAAACAGCAAGAGTGGTATCAGATCCAAGCCTATGTTGAAGGCGCTTTGGCACTGCCCGTGACAGAAGCCAGTATGAAGTCGACTTTAAGTATTCCTAACGACATTCCTTTCTCTAATTTCGAAGCATTGGTTCAGCAGTACTCAAGTATTCACGATACCGCCTTCTATTGGAAAAAAGAGCTTTATCCAAGCATCGTTGACCTGTCATTAAGCTTGGCCAATTACGTCCAAATTAAAGACTTCATGCTTAACCCACTAAGCGATGCTTTGAATGAAATGCTGGCCAAAGCATTCTCGCCACTCCCGGAAGATATCGAAGCGGTAGAACGCAATAGAAAGGTGGCGATCGCTTACCTGAAAAGCCTGCAAAGTTTTTCAATGAGATACCAGCAAGAAGTGTCTGACGCTGGCGGCAACCTATTAGAATTTTCAGCTACATTAGACACTCAAAAATTGCAATTAGATGTGTTGGAAGGCACTCACAACAGTTACCTAAGCGACGATGGCAGCGCGCTTCAACAACGAGTGAATGACATCAATGCGCGTATTACTCAACTCAACAAAGATTACACTCACTACGTTACTGTCGCCTCTACTGCGGTGACTTATGCATGGTTCCCTCTGGTTGCAGGTCCAATCATGGGCGTATATGGCGATAAAGCAGAAAAAGCACGTAAACTTCGTAACGAATTACAAAACGAAGTAAAAGAGCTTCAAGAGCAGTTAACTTACACGCAGAAAATATATAACTCTTATCATCGCTCTTCAGAAAGTATCGATATGATCTCTCAACAAATTGAAAATGCGATTCCACATATTAATAAGCTGAAACTGAATTGGCAGAAAATGAATGCCGACTTCACCTCACTGCTTGTGGCATTAGAACAAGCCCAGAATAATGCCGACATCATGAAAGACGACGCAATGCTTGGTGCGATAGGTGCGCTTGCCAATACAACGGTTGCAGAAAGTAACTGGAGTAATATCAGCGAGAAAGCAAAAGCGTTCGCAAACAATGCGTACATTCAAGAAATGGAATAG